The following are encoded together in the Desulfococcus multivorans genome:
- a CDS encoding HPr family phosphocarrier protein, producing the protein MNISKMQDPLSREVIIVNELGLHARSAAKIAAIASHAESQVTISKGDEIVDAKSIIDMLTLACGKGMRITINVDSDADVEILSKIAELVENGFGE; encoded by the coding sequence ATGAACATTAGCAAGATGCAGGATCCACTGTCGCGGGAGGTCATCATCGTCAATGAGCTGGGCCTCCATGCCAGATCCGCCGCGAAAATTGCGGCGATCGCCAGCCATGCCGAATCACAGGTGACCATTTCGAAGGGGGATGAGATCGTAGATGCCAAAAGCATCATCGACATGCTGACCCTGGCGTGCGGAAAAGGCATGCGAATCACCATTAACGTCGATTCGGATGCGGATGTCGAGATTCTGAGCAAAATTGCGGAACTCGTTGAAAACGGTTTCGGAGAATAG